A section of the Hippea sp. KM1 genome encodes:
- a CDS encoding lysylphosphatidylglycerol synthase transmembrane domain-containing protein: protein MVKLLIKILISIGLISILLYKIDIHAFTAMLTRIGPIQFLGLALIYLTSQIISSIRWHMIIKSLGEDVSTKDLFKLYLMGMFANLFLPSIIGGDGVKAYMLSKQIGWQKSISSIFLERYNGLLALLALSLVSLIAFFKLFSIKIAIIVIAANIFAIVGIFFLRFFNHPKLKKFYQDIALFHKSDKLITVSALSVLVQVSVILVYILTGKLLGFKVSTAYYFAFIPIITLISFLPVSFNGIGVREFSFVYFFKFAHLNSTQSVSLSVAVFFVVVFCSLLGGVFYLDGRILKEIRSVRKKA from the coding sequence ATGGTAAAGCTCCTTATAAAGATCCTGATAAGTATAGGCCTTATATCCATCCTGCTTTATAAAATAGACATCCACGCATTTACAGCTATGCTAACCAGAATAGGGCCGATTCAGTTTTTAGGCCTTGCCCTCATCTATCTGACCTCGCAGATAATAAGCAGTATAAGGTGGCATATGATAATAAAAAGCTTAGGAGAAGATGTATCAACCAAAGACCTCTTTAAGTTATATCTTATGGGCATGTTTGCAAACCTATTTCTGCCAAGCATAATCGGCGGGGATGGGGTTAAGGCATACATGCTTTCAAAACAGATAGGCTGGCAAAAATCCATAAGCTCCATATTCTTAGAAAGATACAACGGCCTTCTGGCTCTGCTTGCCCTTTCGCTTGTAAGCCTTATTGCATTCTTTAAGCTGTTCAGCATAAAGATAGCCATAATAGTCATAGCAGCAAACATATTTGCGATAGTTGGCATATTCTTCTTAAGGTTCTTCAACCACCCAAAGCTAAAGAAGTTCTATCAAGATATTGCCCTATTCCACAAAAGCGATAAATTAATAACCGTGAGCGCTCTATCGGTTCTGGTTCAGGTGTCTGTCATACTGGTTTATATACTCACAGGAAAGTTGCTTGGCTTTAAGGTTAGCACTGCCTATTATTTTGCCTTTATACCCATTATAACACTTATAAGCTTTCTGCCTGTATCGTTCAATGGCATAGGCGTAAGGGAGTTTTCATTTGTCTATTTTTTTAAATTTGCCCATCTAAATTCCACACAGTCGGTAAGCCTAAGCGTTGCGGTATTCTTCGTTGTGGTATTTTGCAGCCTTTTGGGGGGTGTTTTTTACTTAGATGGACGAATACTTAAAGAGATTAGAAGCGTTCGCAAAAAAGCATAG
- the tilS gene encoding tRNA lysidine(34) synthetase TilS, with translation MDEYLKRLEAFAKKHSLLSKGLKIGVAVSGGPDSVFMLTLLNALSKEYLLNLTVLHFNHKLREEADEEEAFVKELADSLGCPFLKGECDVMAFSRQNRLSLEDGARRKRYEFFCNARSRLNLDVIATGHTKDDVAETLLINLFRGSSTDGLSSLKPKRGFFIRPILVFEKQEIVSFLKERNIPYKTDKSNSDTHFKRNMIRLKLMPILKQINPNIIDTLFRNSMIMAEESLFLKEIAEREFVRSTTITSNRAIIDTTNLNTSNAILKRILNMAVKRLINSEYNLSFHNTERLLEVLTKGKSLTLRKLIKAYKKGNRLIIEKL, from the coding sequence ATGGACGAATACTTAAAGAGATTAGAAGCGTTCGCAAAAAAGCATAGCCTCCTATCGAAGGGGCTAAAAATAGGCGTTGCGGTATCGGGAGGGCCGGATTCTGTCTTTATGCTAACCCTCCTTAATGCACTATCGAAAGAATACCTGCTAAACCTAACCGTTCTGCACTTCAACCACAAACTAAGAGAGGAGGCAGACGAAGAGGAGGCCTTTGTTAAAGAGCTGGCTGATTCATTGGGATGCCCCTTTTTAAAGGGTGAATGCGATGTTATGGCCTTTTCAAGGCAAAACAGGCTATCCTTAGAGGATGGGGCACGAAGGAAGAGGTATGAGTTCTTCTGTAATGCAAGGTCAAGATTGAACTTAGATGTTATAGCAACGGGTCATACCAAAGACGATGTGGCAGAGACGCTGCTTATAAACCTATTCAGAGGGAGTTCAACAGACGGACTATCATCCCTAAAACCCAAGCGGGGATTTTTCATCCGTCCCATACTGGTCTTTGAAAAGCAGGAAATCGTCTCGTTTCTTAAAGAACGCAATATACCATACAAAACAGACAAATCAAACTCAGACACACACTTCAAAAGAAACATGATAAGGCTTAAGCTCATGCCTATACTAAAACAGATCAACCCCAACATAATTGACACGCTTTTTAGAAACTCCATGATAATGGCAGAGGAGAGTCTCTTCTTAAAAGAGATAGCCGAAAGGGAGTTTGTAAGATCAACAACAATCACATCCAACAGGGCCATCATAGACACAACCAATCTAAACACATCAAACGCCATACTAAAGAGGATCCTGAACATGGCCGTAAAGAGGCTTATAAACTCAGAGTACAATTTAAGCTTTCACAACACAGAGAGATTGCTTGAGGTTTTAACAAAAGGCAAAAGCTTAACACTAAGAAAACTCATCAAGGCATACAAGAAAGGCAACAGGCTGATTATAGAAAAGCTATGA
- the gmhA gene encoding D-sedoheptulose 7-phosphate isomerase has product MKKEAFLQAVDELKGLLDRLDYELLKRIGDVIIDSIKDGGKVMICGNGGSAADAQHMAAELVNRFLRERKPLPAVSLSVDTSVLTSIANDYDFGFVFSKQVEAIGSKGDVLIGISTSGNSANVLNAFEVAKRMGIKTVALLGRDGGKILPLSDYVVVVGSNSTPRIQEVHGFVIHVLCGMVEDGLFG; this is encoded by the coding sequence ATGAAAAAAGAGGCTTTTTTGCAAGCCGTTGATGAACTCAAGGGGTTGCTTGATAGGCTGGACTATGAACTCTTAAAAAGAATAGGCGATGTTATAATAGATTCCATAAAAGATGGTGGCAAGGTTATGATATGCGGCAACGGCGGTTCGGCTGCCGATGCTCAACATATGGCGGCGGAGCTGGTTAATAGGTTTTTAAGGGAGAGGAAACCCTTGCCGGCTGTATCGTTGAGCGTGGATACATCCGTATTGACGAGCATAGCCAACGATTACGACTTTGGGTTTGTTTTCTCAAAGCAGGTTGAGGCCATCGGAAGCAAGGGCGATGTCTTGATCGGTATTAGCACATCGGGTAATTCGGCCAATGTATTGAACGCCTTTGAGGTGGCAAAAAGGATGGGTATAAAAACCGTTGCCCTTTTAGGCAGGGATGGTGGCAAGATACTGCCGTTGAGTGATTATGTCGTTGTGGTTGGCTCCAATTCAACACCGAGAATACAAGAGGTGCACGGCTTTGTCATACATGTATTGTGTGGGATGGTGGAGGATGGATTATTCGGATAG
- the rny gene encoding ribonuclease Y, with protein sequence MGVMEIGLIIGLSVIVGVLGGIFGYHQFVVRKKEYAKQRAEDIIKDAEKEKENILKAAQIEAQEFMIKAKKELEEEEKQTRRELQKWEKRLQSKETNLEKRQAYLDEKIEFVNKKQEDISAIEKELEDKMQKIDEMIEEQKKKLEEISGMTSEEAKEQLISSIEDEAKREAAAKIKKIEEDLRNEAKRLSQDILITSMEKIASSYVAERTVATVTLPNDEMKGRIIGREGRNIRSFEKETGTDLIIDDTPEVVVISSFNPLRREIAKIALERLVSDGRIHPARIEETVEKVRQELFQEAAEEAKKVVFDLDIGDLHPELMKYLGLLKYRTSYTQNVLAHSVEVAYLAGLMAAELGLNVKLAKRAGLLHDIGKAVDQEVEGSHTKVGADLAKKYGENEYVINAIMSHHGEIEPNCPESVLVAIADTLSAARPGARRERLESYIQRLEELEEIAKSKDGVKEAYAIQAGRELRVIVEPTMIDDDKSFMLARDIAKNIAEKITYTGQVKIVVIREKRSIEYAN encoded by the coding sequence ATGGGAGTGATGGAAATTGGATTGATAATAGGCTTGTCTGTTATCGTGGGTGTTTTGGGCGGTATCTTTGGATACCATCAGTTTGTTGTCAGGAAGAAGGAGTATGCAAAGCAGAGGGCCGAAGACATCATAAAGGATGCGGAGAAGGAGAAGGAGAATATCCTGAAGGCCGCTCAGATTGAGGCTCAGGAGTTTATGATTAAGGCCAAAAAGGAGCTTGAAGAGGAGGAGAAGCAGACCAGAAGGGAGCTTCAAAAGTGGGAAAAGAGGCTTCAGTCCAAGGAGACCAACCTTGAGAAGAGGCAGGCGTATTTGGATGAGAAGATCGAGTTTGTAAACAAGAAACAGGAAGACATATCCGCCATAGAGAAAGAGCTTGAAGACAAGATGCAGAAGATCGATGAGATGATAGAGGAGCAGAAGAAGAAGCTTGAAGAGATTAGTGGTATGACATCGGAGGAGGCCAAAGAGCAACTCATATCATCCATCGAGGATGAGGCAAAAAGGGAAGCCGCTGCCAAGATAAAGAAGATCGAAGAAGACTTAAGGAACGAAGCCAAACGGCTATCGCAAGACATACTCATAACATCGATGGAAAAGATTGCAAGCAGCTATGTAGCCGAAAGGACCGTTGCAACCGTTACGCTCCCCAACGACGAGATGAAGGGCAGGATCATAGGAAGGGAAGGCAGGAACATACGCTCCTTTGAGAAGGAGACAGGCACAGACCTAATAATCGACGATACGCCAGAGGTGGTTGTTATCTCAAGCTTTAACCCGTTGAGGAGAGAGATAGCCAAAATAGCCCTTGAGAGGCTGGTGAGCGACGGAAGGATACATCCTGCAAGAATAGAGGAAACGGTTGAGAAGGTCAGACAGGAGTTGTTCCAGGAGGCGGCAGAGGAGGCTAAGAAGGTCGTGTTTGATCTGGATATTGGCGATTTGCATCCTGAGCTTATGAAGTATCTGGGTCTTTTGAAATACAGAACAAGCTATACACAGAATGTCTTAGCCCACTCCGTTGAGGTTGCATACTTGGCCGGTTTGATGGCGGCTGAATTGGGCCTGAATGTTAAACTCGCCAAGAGGGCAGGACTGCTGCACGATATAGGAAAGGCTGTGGATCAGGAGGTTGAGGGCTCCCATACGAAGGTTGGTGCGGATCTGGCCAAGAAATACGGCGAGAATGAGTATGTGATAAACGCCATCATGTCCCACCACGGTGAGATCGAACCCAACTGCCCTGAGAGTGTGCTTGTGGCTATAGCAGATACCCTATCTGCTGCAAGGCCTGGAGCAAGGAGGGAGAGGCTTGAAAGCTATATCCAGAGGCTTGAGGAGCTTGAGGAGATTGCAAAATCCAAGGACGGCGTAAAGGAGGCATACGCAATCCAGGCCGGTAGGGAGTTAAGGGTTATCGTTGAGCCCACGATGATAGACGACGATAAGAGCTTTATGCTGGCAAGGGATATAGCAAAGAACATAGCCGAGAAGATCACATACACAGGCCAAGTAAAGATAGTCGTTATAAGGGAAAAAAGGTCTATAGAGTATGCCAATTAG
- the prmC gene encoding peptide chain release factor N(5)-glutamine methyltransferase, translated as MNIKEALQKAIQTLKDADIATYHIDALLILKEAIKKDDVYILTNPDKELKKEQIETIEELLNKRRCKYPMAYITHSKEFYGLEFYVDEGVLIPRPETELVVDATLKIASGIENPRIVDLGTGSGCIAITLSKLLNRCIVASDISTEALRVARLNARRLKADVCFVNADGLGFIKDRVDIIATNPPYVLEDEYKGLSDDVKFEPKIALMPSSGNAFIQNLIEDARRITEWLVMEIGPPQIKLIKDNPYTYKIIRDFSNKERVAILRF; from the coding sequence ATGAATATAAAAGAGGCGCTCCAGAAGGCCATACAAACACTAAAAGACGCCGACATAGCAACATACCACATCGATGCCTTGCTCATACTGAAAGAGGCCATAAAAAAAGACGATGTATACATCCTAACAAACCCTGATAAGGAGTTAAAAAAGGAACAGATAGAGACAATAGAAGAACTGTTAAACAAAAGAAGGTGCAAATACCCCATGGCATACATCACCCATTCTAAGGAGTTCTATGGGCTTGAGTTCTATGTGGATGAGGGCGTATTGATTCCACGCCCGGAGACCGAGCTTGTCGTGGATGCCACCCTAAAGATAGCATCGGGCATAGAAAACCCCAGAATAGTCGATTTAGGCACAGGAAGCGGCTGTATAGCTATCACGCTTTCAAAACTCCTAAACCGATGCATAGTCGCATCGGATATATCCACAGAAGCTCTGAGGGTTGCAAGGCTCAACGCAAGAAGGCTAAAGGCCGATGTCTGTTTTGTAAATGCAGACGGTTTAGGCTTTATCAAGGATAGGGTGGACATAATAGCAACAAACCCGCCGTATGTATTGGAGGATGAATATAAAGGGCTCTCAGACGATGTTAAATTTGAACCCAAAATCGCCCTGATGCCATCCTCGGGTAATGCATTCATTCAGAATCTAATAGAAGATGCCAGAAGGATAACAGAATGGCTTGTGATGGAGATTGGGCCGCCTCAGATAAAACTCATAAAAGACAATCCATACACATACAAGATAATCAGGGATTTCTCAAACAAGGAAAGGGTTGCAATCCTTAGGTTTTAG
- a CDS encoding TIGR00282 family metallophosphoesterase, producing the protein MPIRVLFVGDIVGKPGRRTFKALIEDVKSSVGADFVIVNVENSADGFGITKKIYDELSPYADVMSGGNHSWDKDEILKEIDNMDKLLRPVNLSAFAPGRGFVIKNINGTSIMVVNAIGRVFMEPCDNPFVVLDELAERYADIKVKIVDFHAEATSEKEALGWHLDGKFSAILGTHTHVQTADERILPKGTAYITDVGMTGCHDGVLGFGYQEALERFLTGIKRRLKVCKTNLRLNGCVIEIDQESGRALSIKRINIPYEPKT; encoded by the coding sequence ATGCCAATTAGGGTTTTGTTTGTAGGCGACATAGTAGGAAAGCCCGGAAGAAGAACATTCAAGGCCCTCATAGAGGATGTAAAGTCCTCTGTGGGGGCCGATTTTGTTATAGTGAATGTGGAGAACTCCGCTGACGGTTTTGGTATTACCAAGAAGATTTATGACGAATTGAGTCCGTATGCGGATGTTATGAGCGGGGGCAATCACAGCTGGGATAAGGATGAGATCCTAAAAGAGATAGACAACATGGATAAACTCTTAAGACCGGTGAATCTATCGGCATTTGCCCCGGGAAGGGGTTTTGTCATAAAGAACATAAACGGCACAAGCATAATGGTTGTTAACGCTATTGGCAGGGTTTTTATGGAGCCGTGCGATAATCCTTTTGTTGTTTTGGATGAGCTGGCCGAGAGGTATGCTGATATTAAGGTAAAGATCGTCGATTTTCACGCTGAGGCCACAAGTGAAAAGGAGGCCTTAGGGTGGCATTTAGACGGCAAGTTCTCTGCGATTCTTGGCACACATACCCATGTTCAGACCGCAGATGAGAGGATTTTACCCAAGGGCACTGCATACATAACCGATGTTGGCATGACGGGATGTCATGATGGGGTTTTGGGTTTTGGCTATCAAGAGGCGCTTGAGAGGTTTCTAACCGGCATCAAGAGGAGGCTTAAGGTTTGTAAGACCAATCTAAGGCTGAACGGCTGCGTTATTGAGATCGACCAGGAAAGCGGAAGGGCTTTGAGTATAAAAAGGATAAATATCCCCTATGAGCCTAAAACCTAA
- a CDS encoding class II glutamine amidotransferase produces the protein MELVKDISGCGIAGFINTDGERVSGVDIVDAITLMRDRGNGLGAGFAAYGIYPDFKEFYALHVMYDDEFARKQTEEYLERKVHIEQHGGMPTRPIKKKRPMFFVYFVRPREQSTKAESEEFRLEEAEEFIFKLVMYINERIDGAFVISSGKNMGVFKGVGYPDEIANFFRVDEYKAFCWTAHNRFPTNTPGWWGGAHPFSLLGWSVVHNGEISSYGANKRYLEMYGYKCTQKTDTEVVVYLLDLLVRKHGLHLNMVGKIFAPPLWDEIELMAEKDRELYKALRMVYGGAMLNGPFSIIVGFKGGMFGLNDRIKLRPLVVAKKGSNVYMASEESAIRYIAKDLDEIYMPKAGEPIIAMLTDEAYEKVYGDKERTYV, from the coding sequence ATGGAGCTTGTTAAGGATATATCGGGTTGTGGTATTGCGGGTTTTATAAACACCGATGGCGAGAGGGTGTCTGGCGTCGATATTGTTGATGCCATTACGCTTATGAGGGATAGAGGCAATGGCTTGGGAGCGGGTTTTGCCGCTTACGGTATCTATCCAGATTTTAAGGAGTTTTACGCCCTCCATGTGATGTACGATGATGAGTTTGCCAGAAAGCAGACGGAGGAGTATTTAGAGAGAAAAGTGCATATTGAGCAGCACGGCGGTATGCCCACAAGGCCCATAAAGAAGAAAAGACCGATGTTCTTTGTCTATTTTGTCAGGCCGAGGGAGCAGTCGACAAAGGCAGAGAGTGAGGAGTTCAGACTGGAGGAGGCCGAGGAGTTTATCTTCAAATTGGTTATGTATATAAACGAGAGGATAGACGGGGCTTTTGTCATCTCTTCGGGCAAGAACATGGGTGTTTTTAAGGGCGTTGGATACCCCGATGAGATAGCAAACTTCTTTAGGGTGGATGAATATAAGGCCTTCTGCTGGACGGCGCACAACAGGTTTCCAACCAATACACCCGGATGGTGGGGTGGAGCCCATCCCTTCTCGTTGTTGGGCTGGAGCGTTGTGCATAACGGCGAGATCTCATCATACGGAGCCAATAAGCGTTATTTGGAGATGTATGGGTATAAGTGTACACAGAAGACCGATACAGAGGTTGTTGTATATCTGTTGGATTTGCTGGTCAGAAAGCACGGTCTGCATCTAAATATGGTGGGCAAGATCTTTGCTCCTCCATTATGGGATGAGATAGAACTCATGGCGGAGAAGGATAGGGAGCTTTATAAGGCGTTGAGGATGGTTTACGGCGGTGCGATGCTCAACGGACCGTTCTCCATAATAGTGGGCTTTAAAGGCGGTATGTTCGGTTTGAACGATAGGATAAAACTAAGACCGCTGGTGGTTGCGAAGAAGGGTTCTAATGTCTATATGGCAAGTGAGGAGTCTGCTATACGCTATATAGCCAAGGATTTGGATGAGATATATATGCCGAAGGCGGGTGAGCCCATCATAGCCATGCTCACCGATGAGGCGTATGAGAAGGTTTACGGTGATAAGGAGAGAACATATGTATGA
- a CDS encoding 5-formyltetrahydrofolate cyclo-ligase has product MDKNELRNQLLKKRGALNRSYRIHKSAIISKKVYKLLKGSSVIASYCPFGSEANPNLLFDTSKLYFPKVDRFNKGNMRFFRGVLKKGFGNIKEPFIKKRIAPKSSIDAIIVPGVGFDQRGYRIGYGGGFYDRFLKRTVALKVGVCFDCCVLDRIDEDPHDVAVDVLITERRKIQCRLRR; this is encoded by the coding sequence TTGGATAAAAACGAATTGAGAAATCAGCTCCTCAAAAAAAGAGGGGCTTTAAATAGATCCTATAGAATACACAAGAGTGCCATAATCAGCAAAAAGGTCTATAAACTGCTAAAGGGGAGCTCTGTTATTGCTTCTTATTGTCCTTTCGGCAGTGAGGCTAACCCCAATCTATTGTTTGATACCTCAAAGCTATACTTCCCCAAGGTGGATAGGTTCAATAAAGGCAATATGCGTTTTTTTAGGGGGGTTTTGAAGAAGGGTTTTGGCAACATAAAGGAGCCCTTCATTAAAAAACGCATAGCGCCTAAATCCTCCATCGATGCCATAATCGTTCCGGGTGTTGGATTTGATCAGAGGGGTTATAGAATTGGATATGGCGGCGGCTTTTATGACAGGTTTTTAAAACGAACGGTTGCGCTCAAGGTGGGCGTATGTTTTGATTGTTGTGTTTTAGACAGGATAGACGAGGATCCGCACGATGTAGCTGTGGATGTTCTGATTACCGAGAGAAGAAAAATTCAGTGCAGATTGAGGAGATGA
- the rfaE2 gene encoding D-glycero-beta-D-manno-heptose 1-phosphate adenylyltransferase, with product MDYSDRIVDFDTIARISNKLRQDGRVIGFTNGCFDILHAGHVSYLNRAKGLVDVLIVGLNSDASVRRIKGNKRPINPQYDRAVVLASLRSVDFVVVFDEDTPLELIKIIRPDILIKGADWKDKGVVGADVVKSYGGRVEFIEFLDGRSTTGTIERIIDAYCNR from the coding sequence ATGGATTATTCGGATAGGATTGTTGATTTTGACACTATAGCCCGTATATCGAATAAATTAAGACAGGACGGCAGGGTTATAGGTTTTACAAACGGTTGTTTTGATATACTCCATGCAGGCCATGTCAGCTATCTGAACAGGGCAAAGGGGCTTGTGGATGTATTGATAGTGGGGTTGAACTCCGATGCATCCGTGCGCAGGATAAAGGGCAATAAACGACCCATCAATCCCCAGTATGATAGGGCGGTTGTGCTGGCGTCGTTAAGGTCTGTGGATTTTGTTGTTGTATTTGATGAGGATACGCCGTTAGAACTTATAAAGATAATAAGACCCGACATCTTGATAAAGGGTGCTGATTGGAAGGATAAGGGTGTTGTTGGGGCTGATGTTGTGAAATCTTACGGCGGGAGGGTGGAGTTTATAGAATTTTTGGATGGGCGCTCAACAACAGGAACCATTGAGAGGATAATCGATGCTTACTGTAATAGATGA
- a CDS encoding amino acid--tRNA ligase-related protein — protein MFGRIVKKDKKSTTLLINNRTVSLPFETKHSEGDIIDDKDNLLLRCKNKRPLKSLKENLAYYTQKFSILKAIREFFSNRGFIEVLTPKLKDEIIHEANINYIETPAGFLASSPEVEIKKLLSLGFDKLFELSFAYRDDHKDRLHKKEFIILEWYEVLAKPKQIIERLIELIKHLNGSDKLKYRGLSIDLNRIEYIPYKEAFERFAGIDIEREEKETLKKRFGIEGSLNRWEIADAIFGLRIEKKLGTEHPVVIYNFPKERAALARIENGYAKRFELYIAGVELANCYDEENDPNRIRERFNDVDEYFIEALEFGIPPTSGIAVGIDRLIMILLNRDSIW, from the coding sequence GTGTTTGGTAGAATAGTAAAAAAAGACAAAAAATCAACAACACTCCTCATAAACAATCGAACCGTTAGCCTCCCCTTTGAAACAAAACACTCAGAGGGAGACATAATAGACGACAAAGACAACCTCTTGTTGAGATGCAAAAACAAAAGACCCCTTAAGAGTCTAAAGGAAAACCTCGCCTATTATACACAAAAATTCTCAATCCTAAAGGCCATAAGGGAATTTTTCTCAAACCGCGGCTTTATAGAGGTTCTAACACCTAAGCTAAAGGATGAGATAATACACGAAGCAAACATCAATTACATAGAAACACCGGCCGGTTTCCTTGCAAGCTCACCGGAGGTTGAGATAAAAAAACTTCTAAGCCTGGGATTCGACAAACTATTTGAGCTCTCCTTTGCATACAGGGACGACCACAAGGACAGATTACACAAAAAGGAGTTTATAATACTCGAATGGTATGAGGTTCTTGCAAAACCGAAACAGATAATCGAAAGGCTTATAGAGCTTATAAAACACCTAAACGGCTCAGATAAGCTCAAATACAGGGGGCTATCCATCGATTTAAATCGGATAGAATACATACCATACAAAGAGGCATTTGAACGATTTGCAGGCATCGACATAGAAAGAGAGGAAAAAGAAACACTAAAAAAGCGCTTCGGCATAGAGGGGAGCCTAAACAGGTGGGAGATAGCCGATGCGATATTCGGCTTAAGGATAGAAAAAAAGCTCGGAACCGAACACCCCGTTGTGATATACAACTTCCCAAAGGAAAGGGCCGCCCTGGCCAGGATAGAAAACGGTTATGCTAAAAGATTTGAGCTATACATAGCAGGCGTTGAGCTTGCCAACTGCTATGATGAGGAAAACGACCCAAATCGGATAAGAGAAAGATTCAACGATGTTGATGAGTATTTTATAGAAGCATTGGAATTTGGCATACCACCAACCTCAGGCATAGCCGTGGGCATAGACAGGCTCATTATGATCCTTCTAAACAGGGATAGCATATGGTAA
- the xerA gene encoding site-specific tyrosine recombinase/integron integrase produces the protein MLTVIDEFESYLKSRYSSPNTIKAYLGDVKEFLKLSSGFDTDGVEAFLSVLFKKGLSVSTITRKLASLSVFFDFLRQKGVVDTNPLDVIDKPKQSRPLPKFLEVDEIIALLEGIKDKRDRALVELIYSSSLRASEVLNLNVEDVDLDNLRIRIKRKGGKEVYLPITERAARYLKEYIKDRTGGPLFLNRYGKRLSDRYLRKLIKRYALSSVFKDISPHTLRHSKATHLLNSGMDIRILQRFLGHSSIRATQIYTHLNLKELAEAYDSSHPLARDDG, from the coding sequence ATGCTTACTGTAATAGATGAGTTTGAATCCTATCTTAAAAGCAGGTATTCATCCCCAAACACCATAAAGGCATACCTGGGCGATGTTAAGGAGTTTTTAAAGCTATCGAGCGGGTTTGATACAGACGGCGTTGAGGCCTTTCTGTCTGTTTTGTTTAAGAAGGGGCTTTCTGTTTCAACCATAACGAGGAAGCTTGCATCGTTGAGCGTGTTTTTTGATTTCTTAAGACAGAAGGGCGTTGTTGATACAAACCCTCTTGATGTTATCGATAAGCCAAAACAGAGCCGCCCCTTGCCTAAGTTTTTGGAGGTGGATGAAATCATAGCGCTGCTTGAAGGCATAAAGGATAAAAGGGATAGGGCGTTGGTTGAGCTGATATATTCAAGCTCCCTCAGGGCATCCGAGGTGTTAAACCTCAATGTTGAGGATGTGGATCTTGACAATTTGCGCATACGCATAAAAAGAAAGGGGGGCAAGGAGGTCTATCTGCCGATAACAGAAAGGGCTGCGAGGTATCTGAAGGAATACATAAAAGACAGGACAGGCGGGCCGCTGTTTTTGAACAGATACGGTAAGCGCCTCTCGGATAGATACCTAAGAAAGCTTATTAAGCGATACGCTCTATCGAGTGTGTTTAAGGATATATCACCCCATACCTTGAGGCATTCAAAGGCGACCCATTTGCTTAACAGCGGTATGGATATAAGGATACTGCAGAGGTTTCTTGGCCATTCATCCATAAGGGCCACACAGATTTACACACACTTAAACCTTAAGGAATTGGCCGAAGCATACGATTCATCCCATCCTTTGGCAAGAGACGATGGATAA